The following coding sequences are from one Musa acuminata AAA Group cultivar baxijiao chromosome BXJ1-6, Cavendish_Baxijiao_AAA, whole genome shotgun sequence window:
- the LOC135581044 gene encoding protein DA1-related 1-like, whose protein sequence is MGWLSKIFKGSSHRISEGQYHEKYRDDGVWNEPSNSLDTLSEYENDDIDHAIALSLSEEEQKKAKAIENASTLEEDELLARALQESLNADSPPRENGHAYQPVPFLFSSGFRICAGCNTEIGHGRFLSCMDAYWHPECFRCHACNQPISDYEFSMSGNYPYHKSCYKELYHPKCDVCKQFIPTNMTGLIEYRAHPFWMQKYCPSHEMDGTPRCCSCERMEPRDIKYVTLDDGRKLCLECLDSAIMDTNECQPLYLDIQEFYEGLNMKIEQQVPLLLVERQALNEAMEGEKNGHHHLPETRGLCLSEEQTVSTILRRPRIGAGNKIMNMITEPYRLTRRCEVTAILILYGLPRLLTGSILAHEMMHAWLRLKGYRSLSQEVEEGICQVLAHMWLDSEIISGSGSNVASTSSSSSASTSSKKGSRSQFERKLGDFFKHQIESDTSPAYGDGFRAGNQAVLRYGLRPTLDHIKLTGTFPC, encoded by the exons ATGGGTTGGCTGAGCAAAATTTTTAAAGGCTCGAGCCACAGAATTTCAGAAGGGcaatatcatgaaaaatacagGGATGATGGAGTCTGGAATGAACCATCTAATTCTTTG GATACACTATCAGAGTATGAAAACGACGACATAGACCATGCCATTGCACTTTCCCTctcagaagaagaacaaaaaaaagcaaaggctattg AAAATGCATCTACCTTGGAGGAAGATGAGCTACTTGCAAGAGCTCTGCAAGAAAGTCTTAATGCAGATTCCCCTCCTCGAGAAAATGGCCATGCTTATCAGCCAGTGCCATTTCTCTTCTCATCAGGGTTCAG GATATGTGCTGGATGTAATACTGAGATTGGACATGGGCGTTTTCTTAGTTGCATGGATGCTTATTGGCATCCAGAATGTTTTCGTTGTCATGCCTGTAATCAACCAATATCAGATTATGAG TTCTCCATGTCTGGGAATTACCCATACCATAAATCTTGTTACAAGGAGCTTTACCACCCAAAATGTGATGTCTGCAAGCAATTT ATTCCAACAAATATGACTGGCCTTATTGAGTACAGGGCACATCCTTTCTGGATGCAAAAGTACTGTCCTTCACATGAAATGGATGGTACACCAAGGTGCTGCAGTTGTGAACGAATGGAG CCCAGAGACATAAAGTATGTCACTTTAGATGATGGGAGGAAGCTCTGCCTGGAGTGTCTAGACTCTGCAATAATGGATACAAATGAATGCCAACCACTATACCTTGATATCCAGGAATTTTATGAAGGCTTAAATATGAAAATTGAACAGCAGGTTCCCTTGCTTCTTGTTGAGAGACAAGCTCTAAATGAGGCCATGGAAGGAGAGAAGAAT GGGCATCATCATCTCCCAGAAACGAGAGGCCTTTGCCTATCTGAGGAGCAGACTGTTAGCACG ATCTTAAGGAGGCCAAGGATTGGTGCTGGAAACAAAATCATGAACATGATCACAGAGCCATATAGACTTACTCGCCGATGTGAAGTAACTGCAATTCTCATTTTGTATGGCCTCCCAAG ACTGCTCACAGGGTCTATATTAGCCCATGAGATGATGCATGCGTGGCTCCGGCTTAAAG GCTATCGTTCTCTTAGTCAAGAAGTTGAAGAGGGCATCTGCCAGGTTCTAGCACATATGTGGTTGGACTCCGAGATTATCTCTGGGTCTGGCAGTAATGTCGCATCCACCTCTTCATCCTCTTCAGCATCAACATCATCAAAAAAAGGTTCAAGGTCTCAGTTTGAGAGAAAACTGGGAGATTTTTTTAAGCACCAGATTGAATCAGACACATCACCGGCATATGGAGATGGATTCAGAGCCGGTAACCAGGCAGTTCTTCGGTACGGCCTCCGACCCACTCTTGATCATATCAAATTGACAGGGACATTCCCGTGCTGA
- the LOC135585988 gene encoding uncharacterized protein LOC135585988 isoform X1 has product MAKWVAEPKPSCSCSRRFYRYQGTSLFACRRAGWRLMSRLCRKKVVEAGNPEGREGHHRRPDAGAALVAHRQEQRMGRNGSRGSGELQKFQITSAESDEARLGKGADSEARPIYAHSKPACGRDDESPRSPLQQKVHGEPSQKHDQVNSVSLDRMPEHLHTTLGVSGVTQPSNGETAIQVQTLLNQPTDERVVLHSRREEVIKSAMKFSYMSIGISGGALVTIFFGNYVNQWEQSHIFHLKICTLIILASFVSGVSIPLLNFLQHHISVSLQLFRSLKCTAFALFVLALLDVSFLFMKILALFAFVPTIAVVVIVYVIAFDEVPSTSDDHHQQ; this is encoded by the exons ATGGCCAAGTGGGTTGCAGAACCAAAACCTTCTTGTTCTTGTTCTCGTCGTTTCTACAGGTACCAAGGCACTTCTTTGTTTGCTTGCAGGAGAGCGGGGTGGAGACTCATGTCAAGACTATGCCGGAAAAAGGTCGTGGAAGCCGGCAACCCCGAGGGCCGGGAGGGGCACCATCGACGGCCGGATGCAGGGGCGGCTCTGGTCGCCCATAGGCAGGAGCAACGGATGGGTAGGAACGGCTCTCGCGGCAGTGGAGAA TTgcagaaatttcagatcacttcTGCTGAATCTGATGAAGCGAGATTGGGGAAAGGAGCAGATTCTGAAGCAAGG CCCATATATGCACATTCTAAACCAGCTTGTGGGAGAGATGATGAAAGCCCCAGAAGTCCTCTGCAACAAAAAGTCCATGGGGAACCGAGTCAGAAGCATGATCAAGTGAACAGTGTGTCATTGGATCGAATGCCTGAG CATCTCCACACAACTTTGGGAGTTTCAGGTGTGACCCAACCATCTAATGGCGAGACGGCTATCCAAGTGCAAACACTGTTG AATCAACCGACGGATGAAAGAGTAGTGCTGCACAGTCGCAGAGAAGAAGTGATAAAAAGTGCCATGAAGTTTTCATACATGTCAATCGGCATTTCTGGTGGTGCATTGGTAACTATCTTCTTTGGAAACTACGTAAACCAATGGgagcagagccacatttttcaccTCAAGATCTGCACCTTGATCATACTCGCATCCTTTGTTTCTGGAGTCAGCATTCCGCTGCTTAATTTTCTCCAACACCACATCAGTGTCTCTCTACAACTCTTCAGAAGCCTCAAGTGCACAGCCTTTGCACTATTTGTCCTGGCGCTGCTCGACGTGTCCTTTCTTTTTATGAAGATACTTGCACTGTTTGCGTTCGTCCCAACAATTGCCGTGGTTGTGATTGTCTATGTGATTGCATTCGATGAGGTGCCGTCGACGAGTGATGACCATCATCAGCAATAG
- the LOC135676967 gene encoding protein MHF2 homolog — MDATFDPDLIHAIFKMVWSRRAERNEEIDVVDVEAGAGTSKKSRPTTANPSALRVSCELLRLFVTEAIERTAIIAEAEGINKIEPTHLERILPQLLLDF, encoded by the exons ATGGACGCCACCTTCGATCCC GATCTTATTCACGCCATCTTCAAGATGGTCTGGAGCAGAAGAGCCGAGCGGAACGAAGAGATCGATGTTGTCGACGTTGAG GCTGGTGCTGGCACATCCAAGAAAAGTCGACCGACTACAG CTAATCCTAGTGCTCTAAGGGTAAGCTGTGAACTTCTCCGGCTATTTGTAACAG AGGCTATCGAACGTACTGCTATAATTGCTGAGGCAGAGGGTATAAATAAAATTGAACCGACCCATTTGGAGAGGATTCTTCCACAATTGCTTTTGGATTTTTAA
- the LOC135585988 gene encoding uncharacterized protein LOC135585988 isoform X2, with protein sequence MAKRAGWRLMSRLCRKKVVEAGNPEGREGHHRRPDAGAALVAHRQEQRMGRNGSRGSGELQKFQITSAESDEARLGKGADSEARPIYAHSKPACGRDDESPRSPLQQKVHGEPSQKHDQVNSVSLDRMPEHLHTTLGVSGVTQPSNGETAIQVQTLLNQPTDERVVLHSRREEVIKSAMKFSYMSIGISGGALVTIFFGNYVNQWEQSHIFHLKICTLIILASFVSGVSIPLLNFLQHHISVSLQLFRSLKCTAFALFVLALLDVSFLFMKILALFAFVPTIAVVVIVYVIAFDEVPSTSDDHHQQ encoded by the exons ATGGCCAA GAGAGCGGGGTGGAGACTCATGTCAAGACTATGCCGGAAAAAGGTCGTGGAAGCCGGCAACCCCGAGGGCCGGGAGGGGCACCATCGACGGCCGGATGCAGGGGCGGCTCTGGTCGCCCATAGGCAGGAGCAACGGATGGGTAGGAACGGCTCTCGCGGCAGTGGAGAA TTgcagaaatttcagatcacttcTGCTGAATCTGATGAAGCGAGATTGGGGAAAGGAGCAGATTCTGAAGCAAGG CCCATATATGCACATTCTAAACCAGCTTGTGGGAGAGATGATGAAAGCCCCAGAAGTCCTCTGCAACAAAAAGTCCATGGGGAACCGAGTCAGAAGCATGATCAAGTGAACAGTGTGTCATTGGATCGAATGCCTGAG CATCTCCACACAACTTTGGGAGTTTCAGGTGTGACCCAACCATCTAATGGCGAGACGGCTATCCAAGTGCAAACACTGTTG AATCAACCGACGGATGAAAGAGTAGTGCTGCACAGTCGCAGAGAAGAAGTGATAAAAAGTGCCATGAAGTTTTCATACATGTCAATCGGCATTTCTGGTGGTGCATTGGTAACTATCTTCTTTGGAAACTACGTAAACCAATGGgagcagagccacatttttcaccTCAAGATCTGCACCTTGATCATACTCGCATCCTTTGTTTCTGGAGTCAGCATTCCGCTGCTTAATTTTCTCCAACACCACATCAGTGTCTCTCTACAACTCTTCAGAAGCCTCAAGTGCACAGCCTTTGCACTATTTGTCCTGGCGCTGCTCGACGTGTCCTTTCTTTTTATGAAGATACTTGCACTGTTTGCGTTCGTCCCAACAATTGCCGTGGTTGTGATTGTCTATGTGATTGCATTCGATGAGGTGCCGTCGACGAGTGATGACCATCATCAGCAATAG
- the LOC135676968 gene encoding uncharacterized protein LOC135676968 isoform X1, with protein MALLPALAAFHVLAVLAVAYADRGGAPDEDIEAVITRADNKAADSSESELQVGGGHGQESGVDTRVKTLPDKIVVAGNPEGRKVHLLLPGAGAALVAQRQAQRRSRNGSRGSGDLEKFQTTSAESDEARLGKGADCEARQPIYAHAKPACGRDDESPRSPLQQNVHGEPSQKRDQVNSVSLDRMPEHLHTTLGVSGVTQPSNGETAIQVQTLLNQPMDERAVLHSSREVVIKSAMKFSYMSISISGGALVTIFFGYYVTQSGHSHNFHLKICTLIMLASFVSGVSIPLLNFLQHHIRVSLQVFRSLKCTTFALLVLALLDVSILFMKILALFAFVRTIAVVVIACVIAFDDAPSTSDDHHQQ; from the exons ATGGCTTTGCTCCCCGCCCTCGCCGCTTTCCACGTCCTTGCTGTCCTCGCCGTCGCCTACGCCGACCGCGGCGGAGCTCCAGATGAAGATATCGAGGCGGTGATCACCAGAGCCGACAATAAAGCTGCCGACTCCAGCGAGAGTGAGCTGCAGGTTGGCGGCGGCCATGGCCAA GAGAGCGGGGTGGACACTCGTGTCAAGACTTTGCCGGACAAGATCGTGGTAGCCGGCAACCCCGAGGGCCGGAAGGTGCACCTTCTACTGCCGGGCGCAGGGGCGGCTCTCGTCGCCCAAAGGCAGGCGCAACGGAGGAGTAGGAACGGCTCTCGCGGCAGTGGAGAC ttggaGAAATTTCAGACCACTTCTGCTGAATCTGATGAAGCGAGATTGGGGAAAGGAGCAGATTGTGAAGCAAGG CAGCCCATATATGCACATGCTAAACCAGCTTGTGGGAGAGATGATGAGAGCCCCAGAAGTCCTCTGCAACAAAATGTCCATGGGGAACCGAGTCAGAAGCGTGATCAAGTGAACAGTGTGTCATTGGATCGAATGCCTGAG CATCTCCACACAACTTTGGGAGTTTCAGGTGTGACCCAACCATCTAATGGCGAGACGGCTATCCAAGTGCAAACACTGTTG AATCAACCGATGGATGAAAGAGCAGTGCTGCACAGTAGCAGAGAAGTGGTGATAAAAAGTGCCATGAAGTTTTCATACATGTCAATCAGCATTTCTGGTGGTGCATTGGTAACTATCTTCTTTGGATACTACGTAACCCAATCGGGACACAGCCACAATTTTCACCTCAAGATCTGCACCTTGATCATGCTCGCATCCTTTGTTTCTGGAGTCAGCATTCCGCTGCTTAATTTTCTCCAACACCACATCAGGGTCTCTCTACAAGTCTTCAGAAGCCTCAAGTGCACAACCTTTGCACTACTTGTCCTGGCACTGCTCGATGTGTCCATTCTTTTTATGAAGATACTTGCACTGTTTGCGTTCGTCCGAACAATTGCTGTGGTTGTGATTGCCTGTGTGATTGCATTCGATGATGCGCCGTCGACGAGTGATGACCATCATCAGCAATAG
- the LOC135677537 gene encoding zinc finger A20 and AN1 domain-containing stress-associated protein 9-like: MESRELCHSPRLCANGCGFFGNSATRGLCSKCYRGLCLKELPETLAPSVADVEVEAEIRKVAAGAASSVANPSLSSGEAPAKVVERCGRCHKKVRLSARFECRCGRAFCAVHRLSETHDCSFDHKTLGRAALAKANSVVQKEKPERI, translated from the coding sequence ATGGAATCGAGGGAGCTCTGCCATAGCCCGCGGCTCTGCGCcaatggctgcggcttcttcggaAACTCCGCCACGCGCGGCCTCTGCTCCAAGTGCTACCGAGGCCTCTGCCTCAAGGAGTTGCCCGAGACGTTGGCGCCGTCGGTTGCCGACGTGGAGGTCGAGGCCGAGATCCGGAAAGTTGCGGCGGGCGCGGCGTCTTCTGTGGCGAACCCGTCGCTCTCCTCGGGCGAGGCGCCGGCGAAGGTGGTGGAGCGGTGCGGGCGGTGCCACAAGAAGGTGAGGCTGAGCGCGAGGTTCGAGTGCCGTTGCGGGAGGGCGTTCTGCGCCGTGCACCGGCTGTCGGAGACGCACGACTGCTCGTTCGACCATAAGACGCTCGGCCGTGCTGCGCTCGCCAAGGCGAACTCCGTCGTCCAGAAAGAAAAGCCGGAGAGGATATGA
- the LOC135676969 gene encoding uncharacterized protein LOC135676969 isoform X1 yields MALLPALAAFHVLAVLAVAYADRGGAPDEDIEAVITRADNKAADSSESELQVGGGHGQESGVDTRVKTLPDKIVVAGNPEGREVHLLLPGAGAALVAHRQAQRRGRNGSRGSGDLEKFQITSAESDEARLGKGADSEARQPIYAHAKPACGRDDESPRSPLQQNVHGEPSQKRDQVNSVSLDRMPEHLHTTLGVSGVTQPSNGETAIQVQTLLNQPMDERVVLHSSREVVIKSAMKFSYMSIGISGGALVTIFYGHYVNQWGQSHSFQLKICTLIMLASFVSGVSIPLLNFLQHHISVSLRLFRSLKCTAFALLVLALLDISILFMKILALFAFVPTIAVVVIVYVIAFDEAPSTSDDHHQQ; encoded by the exons ATGGCTTTGCTCCCCGCCCTCGCCGCTTTCCACGTCCTTGCTGTCCTCGCCGTCGCCTACGCCGACCGCGGCGGAGCTCCAGATGAAGATATCGAGGCGGTGATCACCAGAGCCGACAATAAAGCTGCCGACTCCAGCGAGAGTGAACTGCAGGTTGGCGGCGGCCATGGCCAA GAGAGCGGGGTGGACACTCGTGTCAAGACTTTGCCGGACAAGATCGTGGTAGCCGGCAACCCCGAGGGCCGGGAGGTGCACCTTCTACTGCCGGGCGCAGGGGCGGCTCTCGTCGCCCATAGGCAGGCGCAACGGAGGGGTAGGAACGGCTCTCGCGGCAGTGGAGAC ttggagaaatttcagatcacttcTGCGGAATCTGATGAAGCGAGATTGGGGAAAGGAGCAGATAGTGAAGCAAGG CAGCCCATATATGCACATGCTAAACCAGCTTGTGGGAGAGATGATGAGAGCCCCAGAAGTCCTCTGCAACAAAATGTCCATGGGGAACCGAGTCAGAAGCGTGACCAAGTGAACAGTGTGTCATTGGATCGAATGCCTGAG CATCTCCACACAACTTTGGGAGTTTCAGGTGTGACCCAACCATCTAATGGCGAGACGGCTATCCAAGTGCAAACACTGTTG AATCAACCGATGGATGAAAGAGTAGTGCTGCACAGTAGCAGAGAAGTGGTGATAAAAAGTGCCATGAAGTTTTCATACATGTCAATCGGCATTTCTGGTGGTGCATTGGTAACTATCTTCTATGGACACTACGTAAACCAATGGGGGCAGAGCCACAGTTTTCAGCTCAAGATCTGCACCTTAATCATGCTCGCATCCTTTGTTTCTGGAGTCAGCATTCCACTGCTTAATTTTCTCCAACACCACATCAGTGTCTCTCTACGACTCTTCAGAAGCCTCAAGTGCACAGCCTTTGCACTACTTGTCCTGGCACTGCTCGACATCTCCATTCTTTTTATGAAGATACTTGCACTGTTTGCGTTCGTCCCAACAATTGCCGTGGTTGTGATTGTCTACGTGATTGCATTCGATGAGGCGCCATCGACAAGTGATGACCATCATCAGCAATAG
- the LOC135676968 gene encoding uncharacterized protein LOC135676968 isoform X2, whose protein sequence is MALLPALAAFHVLAVLAVAYADRGGAPDEDIEAVITRADNKAADSSESELQVGGGHGQESGVDTRVKTLPDKIVVAGNPEGRKVHLLLPGAGAALVAQRQAQRRSRNGSRGSGDLEKFQTTSAESDEARLGKGADCEARPIYAHAKPACGRDDESPRSPLQQNVHGEPSQKRDQVNSVSLDRMPEHLHTTLGVSGVTQPSNGETAIQVQTLLNQPMDERAVLHSSREVVIKSAMKFSYMSISISGGALVTIFFGYYVTQSGHSHNFHLKICTLIMLASFVSGVSIPLLNFLQHHIRVSLQVFRSLKCTTFALLVLALLDVSILFMKILALFAFVRTIAVVVIACVIAFDDAPSTSDDHHQQ, encoded by the exons ATGGCTTTGCTCCCCGCCCTCGCCGCTTTCCACGTCCTTGCTGTCCTCGCCGTCGCCTACGCCGACCGCGGCGGAGCTCCAGATGAAGATATCGAGGCGGTGATCACCAGAGCCGACAATAAAGCTGCCGACTCCAGCGAGAGTGAGCTGCAGGTTGGCGGCGGCCATGGCCAA GAGAGCGGGGTGGACACTCGTGTCAAGACTTTGCCGGACAAGATCGTGGTAGCCGGCAACCCCGAGGGCCGGAAGGTGCACCTTCTACTGCCGGGCGCAGGGGCGGCTCTCGTCGCCCAAAGGCAGGCGCAACGGAGGAGTAGGAACGGCTCTCGCGGCAGTGGAGAC ttggaGAAATTTCAGACCACTTCTGCTGAATCTGATGAAGCGAGATTGGGGAAAGGAGCAGATTGTGAAGCAAGG CCCATATATGCACATGCTAAACCAGCTTGTGGGAGAGATGATGAGAGCCCCAGAAGTCCTCTGCAACAAAATGTCCATGGGGAACCGAGTCAGAAGCGTGATCAAGTGAACAGTGTGTCATTGGATCGAATGCCTGAG CATCTCCACACAACTTTGGGAGTTTCAGGTGTGACCCAACCATCTAATGGCGAGACGGCTATCCAAGTGCAAACACTGTTG AATCAACCGATGGATGAAAGAGCAGTGCTGCACAGTAGCAGAGAAGTGGTGATAAAAAGTGCCATGAAGTTTTCATACATGTCAATCAGCATTTCTGGTGGTGCATTGGTAACTATCTTCTTTGGATACTACGTAACCCAATCGGGACACAGCCACAATTTTCACCTCAAGATCTGCACCTTGATCATGCTCGCATCCTTTGTTTCTGGAGTCAGCATTCCGCTGCTTAATTTTCTCCAACACCACATCAGGGTCTCTCTACAAGTCTTCAGAAGCCTCAAGTGCACAACCTTTGCACTACTTGTCCTGGCACTGCTCGATGTGTCCATTCTTTTTATGAAGATACTTGCACTGTTTGCGTTCGTCCGAACAATTGCTGTGGTTGTGATTGCCTGTGTGATTGCATTCGATGATGCGCCGTCGACGAGTGATGACCATCATCAGCAATAG
- the LOC135676969 gene encoding uncharacterized protein LOC135676969 isoform X2 encodes MALLPALAAFHVLAVLAVAYADRGGAPDEDIEAVITRADNKAADSSESELQVGGGHGQESGVDTRVKTLPDKIVVAGNPEGREVHLLLPGAGAALVAHRQAQRRGRNGSRGSGDLEKFQITSAESDEARLGKGADSEARPIYAHAKPACGRDDESPRSPLQQNVHGEPSQKRDQVNSVSLDRMPEHLHTTLGVSGVTQPSNGETAIQVQTLLNQPMDERVVLHSSREVVIKSAMKFSYMSIGISGGALVTIFYGHYVNQWGQSHSFQLKICTLIMLASFVSGVSIPLLNFLQHHISVSLRLFRSLKCTAFALLVLALLDISILFMKILALFAFVPTIAVVVIVYVIAFDEAPSTSDDHHQQ; translated from the exons ATGGCTTTGCTCCCCGCCCTCGCCGCTTTCCACGTCCTTGCTGTCCTCGCCGTCGCCTACGCCGACCGCGGCGGAGCTCCAGATGAAGATATCGAGGCGGTGATCACCAGAGCCGACAATAAAGCTGCCGACTCCAGCGAGAGTGAACTGCAGGTTGGCGGCGGCCATGGCCAA GAGAGCGGGGTGGACACTCGTGTCAAGACTTTGCCGGACAAGATCGTGGTAGCCGGCAACCCCGAGGGCCGGGAGGTGCACCTTCTACTGCCGGGCGCAGGGGCGGCTCTCGTCGCCCATAGGCAGGCGCAACGGAGGGGTAGGAACGGCTCTCGCGGCAGTGGAGAC ttggagaaatttcagatcacttcTGCGGAATCTGATGAAGCGAGATTGGGGAAAGGAGCAGATAGTGAAGCAAGG CCCATATATGCACATGCTAAACCAGCTTGTGGGAGAGATGATGAGAGCCCCAGAAGTCCTCTGCAACAAAATGTCCATGGGGAACCGAGTCAGAAGCGTGACCAAGTGAACAGTGTGTCATTGGATCGAATGCCTGAG CATCTCCACACAACTTTGGGAGTTTCAGGTGTGACCCAACCATCTAATGGCGAGACGGCTATCCAAGTGCAAACACTGTTG AATCAACCGATGGATGAAAGAGTAGTGCTGCACAGTAGCAGAGAAGTGGTGATAAAAAGTGCCATGAAGTTTTCATACATGTCAATCGGCATTTCTGGTGGTGCATTGGTAACTATCTTCTATGGACACTACGTAAACCAATGGGGGCAGAGCCACAGTTTTCAGCTCAAGATCTGCACCTTAATCATGCTCGCATCCTTTGTTTCTGGAGTCAGCATTCCACTGCTTAATTTTCTCCAACACCACATCAGTGTCTCTCTACGACTCTTCAGAAGCCTCAAGTGCACAGCCTTTGCACTACTTGTCCTGGCACTGCTCGACATCTCCATTCTTTTTATGAAGATACTTGCACTGTTTGCGTTCGTCCCAACAATTGCCGTGGTTGTGATTGTCTACGTGATTGCATTCGATGAGGCGCCATCGACAAGTGATGACCATCATCAGCAATAG